The following proteins are co-located in the Macadamia integrifolia cultivar HAES 741 chromosome 3, SCU_Mint_v3, whole genome shotgun sequence genome:
- the LOC122073716 gene encoding RING-H2 finger protein ATL2-like yields MASDEDNDSGYYFLHHDVWYRSVGKFIALFVLVVIVILIYFYAWRSYRRHTREAAHPSINGVSTPSQVVHSHNPHPPVIASLPTFVYKPAHHLQSSTDTVECAVCLNNLEEGDMARLIPTCKHIFHLQCINMWLSSHSTCPVCRSAAQPTSTARHHEMSIWVPSMGSQFDSFSPATTASLESTSNDASIGVPRQSNIIQIPTSDVNIARYEVL; encoded by the coding sequence ATGGCTTCAGATGAAGACAATGATTCAGGTTACTACTTCCTTCATCATGATGTGTGGTACCGTTCAGTTGGTAAGTTCATTGCCTTATTCGTTTTGGTTGTAATTGTCATCTTAATCTATTTCTATGCCTGGAGGTCTTACAGACGCCACACAAGAGAAGCTGCTCACCCATCCATTAATGGAGTCTCAACACCCTCACAAGTGGTGCACTCTCACAACCCACATCCACCGGTCATCGCTTCACTACCTACCTTCGTCTACAAACCAGCCCACCACCTCCAAAGCAGCACTGACACAGTAGAATGTGCGGTTTGTTTGAACAACTTAGAAGAAGGAGACATGGCCAGGCTTATACCTACCTGTAAGCATATATTCCACTTGCAATGCATCAATATGTGGCTGAGCTCTCACTCCACATGCCCTGTATGCCGTTCTGCTGCACAACCCACAAGCACTGCTAGGCATCatgagatgagcatatgggtaCCTTCTATGGGTTCACAATTTGATTCATTTAGCCCTGCAACAACAGCAAGTTTAGAGAGTACATCTAATGATGCTTCTATTGGGGTTCCACGCCAAAGCAATATTATCCAAATTCCCACATCGGATGTGAATATAGCTCGATATGAAGTCTTATAA